From one Desmodus rotundus isolate HL8 chromosome X, HLdesRot8A.1, whole genome shotgun sequence genomic stretch:
- the LOC112296870 gene encoding LOW QUALITY PROTEIN: cytochrome c oxidase assembly protein COX20, mitochondrial (The sequence of the model RefSeq protein was modified relative to this genomic sequence to represent the inferred CDS: inserted 1 base in 1 codon; substituted 1 base at 1 genomic stop codon) encodes MTKWDSSQGCKDAEPEEPRKGKAFKLLGILGIDSIPCSWDTVLYGSLGSVVTGLVQFLXTXFHYSCNYAKLRIQERIARKEIKNKILYESTHLDPERKQTNSNNSN; translated from the exons atgaccaagtgggattcatcccagggatgcaaggatg CAGAGCCTGAAGAGCCCAGGAAGGGAAAGGCCTTCAAGCTCCTAGGAATTTTAGGTATTGACAGCATTCCTTGTTCATGGGACACAGTATTATATGGTTCACTAGGATCTGTTGTGACTGGCCTTGTACAATTTTTGTAAA AGTTCCACTATAGTTGTAATTATGCAAAGCTAAGAATTCAGGAAAGAATAgccagaaaagaaattaaaaataagattttgtaTGAAAGTACCCACCTTGatcctgaaagaaaacaaaccaacagcaacaacagcaacTGA